A region of the Clostridium estertheticum subsp. estertheticum genome:
TAGAATGATACATTAAGATTGGTATTTTTTTATTTTCTAAAGAATCAACAGATTTATGTATAAAAACAGTTTTTACACTAGTTGCTTTAAGTGTTTTTGTTGTATTAATTGTAGTTGTACTATTTTTTTCTTTATGTATAACTAAACTAGAATACTTATAGAGTAGACCTGTAAAGCCTATTAATATAGCAATTGTAATAATTAAAAGTCCTTTATGTAATCTCATAATACCCCCATTTTATATTTGTTTTTAATATAAGTATGGTAGAAATAATAGAATAATATACGCTTATTTCAAAATAAAAAGGAAAACCTAAGAAACGTGGTTTTCCTTTTTATTTATATGACAAGTACAAAATTCATTAGTTATCTTTTAATAACACTCGTGGAATCTAAATAGATAGTATCTATAATTTTTTTTAGTGATTTATCATATACCATAATATTTAATCCAGCGTGTTTATTTAGATTTTCAACCCCATTTAAAACTATACTTGGTATTTTTTCATCAACGCTTTGTGTGGTGATTTTGAAATTAGTCCCTTTATTTAAAGAAAAATCCTTAGATAGTTTAGCACTACTAAGTGTTTCTGATTGTATTTTATTATCATTAATAATCGCAAGGTAATTAGAACCAACACTATTTTTCGTAAAAGTTTTTAATCCTAATAATGTTAATGAATTTTTTAAAATTTCATTTTTTGAAATGTCCTCATTTGTGCTAGCAACTATAATATAATTTTTATTTTTTATTAATGGAATATAGTTTTTAATATTTGTTTCATTAGTAATATCTATAGCCTTTTCAGAGCGAGAATAAAGAACATAATCAGAATTCCATTCCTTATAGGTTTCATCATTACGATGATCTGTTAATTTATAATTTGTTTTTAAATATTTGCCTAAGTTTAATGTAACTTTATTAGAACCAAAAATATTTAAGTGACCAATGTTTCCCATATCCTTTTTAAAATCGAATCCTAGTTCGGTTGTAAGTTTATTATAATTAATAAATGGAATATTATTTGCTTTTGAAATTTCTGCCACCTTATTAAACATCTTAGCAGGCTCAGCCGTCCAAACTTTTGACCCGGATGTTTGGCTGTAATCATGTGGTGCATTTGTGAAAATCAATTTGAAATTTTCTTTTTTAGATAAAGTTATAATTTTCTTCAAATATTCTTCTGTTTTAGGTGGAAGATCTACGGTTTCTGTAGTTAAAAAATTTGAATCATTTTCTTTACCATACACATCGTGACTAGCATTAAATCCTTTTGTATAATAAGTCTCATCCGTATCAAAGTTAAAATCTGTATCCGTTAGTTCTTTCCAACGATCATGATATTTGAAAATCGGGAAAAAATAATTGAGCCACTGATCCATTGGTGTGGTGTTAAGAATAGCTTGCACTTTATTTACAGAAAACCTAACGTTATCTAAAGCAGTTCTTATATAACCCTCATCACCAAATTTATCAGTTGAACCTAAATAATATAAATCTACTACTACAATTGGATCCTTATGTTTTTTCAAAACTTCTTTTAATAAATAGTAGGTTACATCTATTGGTTGGCCTCCAGTAGAATAGTCAAAGCTAGTTATTCCAAACTGTTTCCATAATATGTTAGGATTTATTAAAGCATCCATATGGCTTGAACCTAATAATACAACATCAAATGAATCTCCTGTATTACTATATAAACCTTGTGTGAGTTTAGCGCGATGATTTGTTTTTATAATAAAAATGGAATTAAGGGTTATAATAAAGAGCAATAATATAATTACAAAACTAATTCCTTTTAAAAATGACTTCTTAAACATGAAAAATCCTCCTAGAATTGAGAATAGATAAACTGCTGCATGCTATATCCAGGACCATACAACCCAAAGATTAGAATGACTACAGCGGCACCTACATATATTGCCCATCTAAACATTATGTTTTGTTTTGCTAAACTAGTTCGTAAATCTTTTGTTCTCCGTAATATATCTACTGTTAGAACTAAAATTATACCAACAAGTGCAATAAAAAAATCTTTTGAATCTAATCCCAGTTCAAAAATAGAACCATTAATAAGTACCCAAGGATTAAAATAAAAAATATTTTTAATTATTGTTATAGCAGTTGATAATGAACTAGCTTTAAAAAATATCCAAGCAAAATTCACAAGCATAAAGGTTATAAATACTTGAAAAAATTTGAAACTAAATACGTCTGTTTTAATTTTAAAAGTTTTTACTATCTTTTTTCGCAAGGGTTTAGTAAAATTCGCAACTATCTGATAAAGTCCGTGAAGTCCACCCCAAATAATAAAATTAAAGGTAGCCCCATGCCATAAACCACTTACTATGAAGACAATCATAATATTATAATTAGCCCTAAAATTGCCACGTCTATTTCCGCCTAGTGGAAAATACAAATAGTCTTTAAACCAACTAGTGAGTGATATGTGCCAACGGCTCCAAAATTCTTTTATTGATCTTGACAAATAAGGTTGGTGAAAATTATTAGTCACCTTAAAGCCTAAGACCTCCACAGCTCCTCTTGCTATATCTGAATACGACATAAAATCACAATAAATTTGAAAACTGAAAAACAATGTAGCTGTAAAAGTTGTAAAACCTTTATAGTGATTAGGGTTATTGTATACAGTATTAACAAGTACTGCTAATCTATCTGATACTACTATTTTTATGAAGACACCCCATAACATTAGTAATAGACCGTTTTTAACTCTATCATAATTAAAATTATGCTTCTCATCAAATTGATGTAACATGTTTTTAGACTTCTCAATAGGACCTGCAACTACTTGAGGGAAGAATGATACAAACAGAGCATATTTTCCTATGTTTTTCTCAGCTAGAACATCATTTCTATAAACATCTACAGTATAGCTAAGGGCTTGAAGGGTATAGAATGATATTCCCAGTGGCAGTAAATAGTCAAAAGATGGTGCATGATTTGAGATGCTAAATGCATGTAATAAATGTGATAAACTCTCATTAAAAAAATTGTAATATTTGAACAAAAATAAGATACCCAAATTACTAGAAAAACTTGCAAAAACCCATAATTTTTTAAATTGAATAGATTTTCTTTCATTGCTTATCTTATTTGCTTTTTCAATTAGTAAACCACTTAAATATGTGATGATAGTCGATGTAGCTATTAATATTGCATATTTAGGATTTAAGACCATATAAAAGAAATAACTGCATATTAGCAGCCAAACCCATCGAAGTTTATGCGGGATTACATAATATAAAACAGAAACAATCATAAAAAACATTAAAAATTTTATTGAAGTAAATTGCATCATATACCTTCTTTCCATTATCAAACGACAATTATAGACATAAATCTACAAATTATATCTAATAAATGTATTATAACAGATTATGTATTCTAACTACAAGTGTATTATAATAACAAATAATAAAAAGAATTATAAATAAAAAAAGTGCGGAAATATTTTGCACTTTTTTATATAAATAATTGTATATCGGACTCAATAGCATCCTTTAAATAATCTTTTGCTTCAATAACTTCAAGTTCAGGAATAAGTTCTTCTTTTTTCAATCCCATAACTTCCATTGATAATTTACATCCATAGAACTTAACACCTTTTTTTACGGCACCTTCTAAAAATTTTGAAAGAGTTGGTGTGCCATCTTCTTTCATCATAACCTCAAGCATTTTTTTTCCGAAACCACTGAAGTTCATATTAGATAGTGGTAATTCTTCTGGACCTTTTGGAGTCATTGCACCCATAAGTTTTTCTAATGAAGACTTACCACCGTTTATAATTTTATCAGGGTCCCTTAACAAAAGTAGACCCCAGAAAGCAAAAAACATAGATACTTCCATTCCTAATTCCTTAGCTGAGTTTGCCAATATTAATCCAGCTAAAGCTTTGTCATATTCTCCACTAAACATTATTAGACTTAGCTTTTTATCCATTATATCACCTCATTTTTATGTAGCTTGTGTATATGTCACCTTATTTATTCAGAATAAGTTAAATAAAGACATTTAGTTTAAAAAGGATTTTTTTTTAATATTGGGAAACAATATAATAAATGTTTAAGAAATATTAATTATATTTAGGAGGCTTATTATGAATTATTTAAGCAAATTATCAAAGAATATTAAATATAAACAAAAAA
Encoded here:
- a CDS encoding MBOAT family O-acyltransferase, which translates into the protein MQFTSIKFLMFFMIVSVLYYVIPHKLRWVWLLICSYFFYMVLNPKYAILIATSTIITYLSGLLIEKANKISNERKSIQFKKLWVFASFSSNLGILFLFKYYNFFNESLSHLLHAFSISNHAPSFDYLLPLGISFYTLQALSYTVDVYRNDVLAEKNIGKYALFVSFFPQVVAGPIEKSKNMLHQFDEKHNFNYDRVKNGLLLMLWGVFIKIVVSDRLAVLVNTVYNNPNHYKGFTTFTATLFFSFQIYCDFMSYSDIARGAVEVLGFKVTNNFHQPYLSRSIKEFWSRWHISLTSWFKDYLYFPLGGNRRGNFRANYNIMIVFIVSGLWHGATFNFIIWGGLHGLYQIVANFTKPLRKKIVKTFKIKTDVFSFKFFQVFITFMLVNFAWIFFKASSLSTAITIIKNIFYFNPWVLINGSIFELGLDSKDFFIALVGIILVLTVDILRRTKDLRTSLAKQNIMFRWAIYVGAAVVILIFGLYGPGYSMQQFIYSQF
- a CDS encoding DsrE/DsrF/DrsH-like family protein encodes the protein MDKKLSLIMFSGEYDKALAGLILANSAKELGMEVSMFFAFWGLLLLRDPDKIINGGKSSLEKLMGAMTPKGPEELPLSNMNFSGFGKKMLEVMMKEDGTPTLSKFLEGAVKKGVKFYGCKLSMEVMGLKKEELIPELEVIEAKDYLKDAIESDIQLFI